In Scomber japonicus isolate fScoJap1 chromosome 11, fScoJap1.pri, whole genome shotgun sequence, the genomic stretch caaaatattgatatttagTCTAAAAGTCATGTCCTATTAgcttatataaacacatttgaatgcTTTCATGAATTTGAAACAACCAATTGACACTTTATATAGTACTAATTTGACACTAAGAGGCTTGTTATTTGCAgtgttgggaaggttactttggaaatgtaataggttacagattactagttaccccaTTTAAAATGTAGGTAATGTAACCATTTCGATCAGAGTAATGTAATTTGATGACTTTCCTAATCTTCGAACTAatattttcagctgttagggtaaatgtacccattaagcccacAGAAATCTAGATTGacgtgtttttcatggatactgacatgatttataagggagatcatttcttataaagcaagatttatctctcatttgaaaatgtattcattagttcattagtggaatataaaataaagatattttatggaaaaagtaaaaagtctgtCATGTGCTTAATTGATACTGTGAGggcatttaagcccatgtgtgttccaaataagcccatgtgtgttccaaataagcccatgtcatgatttatttacaaaatatttaaaaaaaaaatgttttcaaagaattaaaaacagcaatatatgtattcagtaacatgttaaatatttttaaaaaataggggaaaaaccctcctgagcaacatcttaaaggtctgacttcagatgtaacagtaatcagcaacattttcataagtaactgtaatttagtTACAGATTTTTTCCtcagtaacagattacagtgacatttaatttaatctaattaaATTGACTGTACTTGTCATCAACACTGGCCTGGTCCTCATACAGGCGCAGGTGCAGGATCAGCTGGCTCAGCAGAAAGCAAAAGAGAACGAGGTGAGCAGCTTTATTAAGGCCTGCAGGGTGATGGAGAAGAGGGTCACTGACGACATCCAGAGACTTAAGGAACACTGGGAAAAATACGGCTACCAGGCTCCGAGAGAAACCCAGAGACCAGACAGTGAGTAATACCTAGCTTCATCTCTGGGAGTCAAACACTCTGGACTTTTACTGGTGTATCTGTTTCATGTTAGTTCTCTGTATAGCTATATTTATGTACATACTGTCTACTCTATTATTAGTGCATTGGTATTTACTTGAGACATACTGCAGTACAAAGGGTCTGCTGTATTGTTGATCTATTCACTAAAGGAAACAAGGTGCATTCCAATTGTTCTTTTATTAAAACTGCTTCTTACACAGGAGCCAAAGATCAGGAGTCGGAGGCGGAAGACGAAGAAGCGGATGAGAATGAAAACAAGtcagcaggagaagaagaggaaagccAGGAGGAGTCTGAAGCGAGCCATTCTTCTGCGGGACCACCAGCCCCTGCTGACTTGCTGCGAACTCCACAGCTCTCTGACTTCGGCCTGTCTGAGATGCAGCTGAAGAGAAACCTGGCTGGGGGAGAGTGGTGCTCCGAAGTGCCAACTATGCCTGAGCTGATCTTCCCAAAACCCTCACTCAACACGCTGCCGACACCACCCATGCCCATAACTCCCAAATGTGCTCTGAGGATGGATGAGGATGAGCTGCAAACACCACAGATGCATGACTTTGGCATTTCTGAGCACACCATGTGTCTGAACAATGACTTCACCATGGACTTGTTCAGGAAGAATGTCAAGAAGCCTGAACGGTACAGAATAATGACCATCACttaatgtgtacagtatatacaaccTTTATAGATCTCTGTTGGCAACATGCACCATTTGCAACAGTACTGCTAGAGCTGTTTTTAGAGTCTTTAGTCACTGCTTCTGGCTCCTGTATTCATGTCCTCTGCCATCCTCAACAGACCACCACAGGACCTCCCAGTACCACCAGTGATAGAAAGTTTGCAAGCAAATGGTATGAAACTGTTTCTTATACCTTGTTTCTTACAGGTCATCCTTGAATTTAACATTTCCCTAATAGCTGTAATAGGAAAGTATTTTTATAAACCTATTAATTTTGGAGTCATATATAGAAGTGGGTATACTTCTAAATTTTtcaataatgatgtaaacataattttttttaaatctgaaaaatTGTGATTTAAATGAGGAGCTACTTACACACACTGTAGATCTCACCACATTGTTCTCATTCCCTTTAGGAGACAACTTGAACTCTCCAGAGCCGCCAGTGTTTTGTACCCCGGGGTTCAAGATCAAAAAGCCAAACGGTCACTGCACCCCATCTGCGCAAGGGAACGCTGCTCCAGAATCCCCTGGTTGCCCGAGCAATCTGCCCACCACCCCGGAGGTCCCGGCATTTAAAACTCCATACGTTAACCGTCTGGTCAGCAGCAAAAAGGTCTAACTCATTTGAGTGTGAAATGTTTaacttcagtatttttttaGATTCCTCTTTTTTCATAATAACATTGTGATCCAAATTTCTTCACTTCTCCATTGAAACTTgctcattgtttttgtcttttttgcgTATGTATCACAGAGTGCACGACAGCTCGAGCCTATCAAAATGCAAGTTGATGATGACAGCCACACCTTTGAACTTCCAACTCATAACACAGCAGCCGGCTCCAAGCGCAAGTGGGAATACGATGTCCCAGAGTGTTCCATCCTAGGTGTGGAGGACAAGCAGATGCTGGAGATGCCTAATCTTGAGTCTGTTTTGGGAAACTCTTTACAAATTGTAAGCAGGAAAAGCACCATTGAACTATACTTTAGACCTGTTAGCAGCATGGCTGTATGGATGGACATGTCAGGCTGCCAGTCGACATTCCACTACTTAAGATTAGACTGAGATATCTCAACAACCATTAGATGGATTGCCAAAAGTTCACTAGAGTTTGGCAAGGAGTTATAAAAATTCCTCACCTTAATATGGACTAACAAATCACCTGCTCATATGGAgtttacaaatataaatgttgatTAGGACTTTAAGCACCAGCAGTGTTGAAACCTTATTGTATTTGTCTTAGCTTTCTGTTTTTAGATAGATTATAATAATCTATAGATGGAAACATTGCCCTAAAATGGCAAAAATCAAtgatatatttcacattttggaAAGAAATCAGTTCAACAAAACGTACACAACAGCAACTCAGAATTGCAAATGActaaattacacacaaacaggaTTTCTATGTGCCAgttgataaataaatgtatcacAAGGTAATTATACAAAACGTACTGTATTATAGTTGTCCCACACCTGGTCAGTCATGAGGGGTCAGTAAGCTTATGATTATGATTGTTGTTGACTTCTATAcagtgaaaaacacaaattGAGGCCAAACAATGGCAGCCTTTGGTGGATGTACACATTTGGTGACATTAGAAAAAGGCTCTGGTTAAGTTGAGATGTCTGGAGAACAAGGAACACATCCTTTGATGGTTTACTATTACTGTTTGCTCCTCTACAACAGAGACTGTTTTGCAGGTCTGATCTAATTGTTTGCCCTCGTTGTCTTCCTGTTTGCTTCTAGAGAAGTGCAAAAAAGTTTAGCGAATATGAAAATGTGGCCAAAGATCCCACTGTCAACCATCTGGAGCTGGACCGACCCACTCAGCAGTTTATCTTGGGGACACCTCGCATCAGGGGGGACTACTTAGAGCCCAGTACGCCAGAGAGGCCTGACCTCAGCTCTGTTACACAGGACATCTGTAAAGTAAGTCTGCTTTTTCTATTGAGTAGCACTTCTTTCTACTGAAAAGACTTTTGGACCATAAGTTTTTaggtttaaatgtatttttcgtGCCATTACAAGCTGGCTTTGGTCTAATTTTCTTGCCATGACAAATAAACTTGACACAGAAATCAAatggcttttattttttaatatgtgaaaatgtgttgaattcaaaatgaatgaaaaactgaaaataatgatATCTAAGCATACACTACTTCTTATACAGAATGTCATAGACacatttctaaacattttaaaattcaacatttctgtCATCCTCTGTACtacattacatatatattaGGGGTTAGTATGAAGTTTATTCATAATCTGCTTTTTAACGTatgatttatcttttattttgtagcttGTGTCCCAAGCTCATTTGAAGAAAGCTGCCATGGAGGTTGTGCATCCACCTGTCAAACCAGAAAAAGCTAAAAACAGGTGAATTAACTCCAAGAATAACACCTTTCCCTTttagtcccctcattaatcatttatagtcagtatatttattttctcctgTGAGTTCCCGTAAGTGGAGGGAGGTGTTTCAGCAGAATGAATGACGATGTAGTAGAACTCAGTTGCAGTAATACACAATATGTCTACATGGAAGTTTTAATAGTTAATAAATACTGTAGaataataaatgcataaaatgtCCTTATGTCTGCAAGTGTTGCAGACAAGTGTTGCTCATGTGCTtatacatgttaaatatgagaAGTTAGAGTAAAGTATAACCAGATTTTAATAGAATCTTCCCCCTAAAGTTACAGAGCAGTAAACAGCTTCTGAGTTGTAGAAAAGAATATTAATTAAAGATGTTGAGGGAAGTACATTTGTCTCGTCTGTTTGGATGATTTATGTATTCACTTCTTTCTACCTCgttgctttttgttttatttatgttgtccTGATAATAGTGGTgcctgttgttttttgtttttaacatatttgtcTTTCCATCTAGTCCTCTGCCCACAGTTGTGACTGTGTCTCCGGTGTCAGAGGGCGAGTTCCAGAGTTTACCGAGCTACCTGAGGCAGATGACTCTGCACAACCTCAACCAGGCTGTTCATAATATCAATAAATTTATGGTAGAGTGTCGAGGTCAGTAATGAAGAATTTTGACTGGAGCTTGTGGGgtttagtggggggggggggggggggggggttgatacTTGAGAGTGTGAGTGGCTCTTGGAGTGAAGTAAGGAATTAGTTTATAGTTGaattatttaaagctgcagttagCGATTGTTTTCCGTTGAAAATGAATATTCCTTCTTGCTCATCATGTCATCAACTGTTTTTAGCAACTCTTAACATTGAAGAAGCTGCAACCAAAGAActcttgttttattctttttttggcatttaaaaaaaggcttcaTCACAGTTGccaatttttaatttttgttgacAGGCTGATCAGTAAATGCTCTAATAATATTAAAGATGAGCTATGATCGGGATTAAGATTTTCCTCTCTTTGGTATACAGAGCTCTTTATGATCCAAGTTGATCAATCAAAATATTGTTCATATATCTTATTTATATGTGTAAAGGTCACGGGATTGTCAAAAACCCTCTCATACATTCATTTGCTATTGGATACATCCAAAATTCTCGTTGGATGTCAGAGTGAGAGACTGAGAACTGTTTGGACTTGTAGCTGCTGTCTAATGCATCCAATCTATGTCTGTGCTGTGGTGCCCTCTGCAGGGGGAAAAACAGAGTTTcagatggaggagctgaagaggaTCACCAGTGTTGGAACCAAGACCCCTGTATACATCCTCTGTCTTATAGAGCTCAACAGGCTGGATCATATTGGAGAGTCCGCCTACAAACTGAACTTACACAACTGAAGGTGTCCTGGATACATCACACTTTCTGTGACTGAGATCTAGTCTCAACCCCACTCACAAAAACCTGCTTGTACTTTCATCTTGTAGCTATAGAGACAGTGGACTCTGACAATCTCTCACACTTCACTACAAGAGAACTGCAGCTAATTAAATTCACACCAATGATGATGACATCTAGATGGTCTAGACTGTAAATAGTTCTTATGCATGACTGGTAAGTAATTTGCACTTTTGTAGATTTGTTATGGATTCAAACTGACCTGTAGTCAGCATATTTtactacacatacagtataacatgCCTCACTGAAAACTATTGTGATTTCATTATTCTTCATTAAGAGCAAAAGTATAACAAAATGTCAAGCTGATGATGGGTAAAAGATAATATAGGTAAACATGAACTCAAAGTGTATGATCTCAACTCAAGTCCACAGCCTGAATaattaagggggaaaaaaagaaaaaaagtagagCCTGTTGTAGCTCAGTAGTCCCAGATTCCCACCATTGCTCAGATGTAATAAAAGCCTTGCAGTGACTAGAGGGGACGCTGGCCGTCAGATGTGTGCATTAAAAATTCTTTCAAGAGTTTGAAGCTGCAGATGAGCCAGCCCTGCCACAGCTCAGCTTAGCACAGTATATACACAGTCAGGCACAATATAATAATAGCAAAAACACACTAAGAAAAACTTGCATTATACATGAGGTGGTATATGTCTGAAAGTATTTGTAATAGAactatgcaaaaaaaaaatgtcatgacaAAATAGGAAGATTCGtctaaggaaggaagatcatatGATATGAagaaaagctccagaacagctacttAATGGATGTTTTTAGATTGTTTTGTTGACCACTGTTATGATGTAGTGCATTATTGTGATTTTTCCCCACTGGCAATTAGGGTCCTAAGCCATGAAAAACAACCCAAGACCAAAAGCACACAGAAGTTTATAGACAGCtggtgtccacatacttttggtcATTTAATGTGAGTCAGATGTAGTCTTTTTAATGTGAGCATATGGTTGCAGAAAGGGAACATGATAAATAAAACGATGACATTCATCGCTCCATTATCTTCAAAGCTTAGTTTTTGTTCAGGATCAGGAGAACTACACTGGTGTAAAGACCGACAGAATCAGTTATCTGCACTAAATGAAAGCCAGATGTTATATTTCccaattatttatttctaaagaACAGCTAAAAAACAGCTGGCGCTCTAGCATggtgacattttaaacaacCACACTATGTGATCGCACTGAGCTGGTCAGTGAGTATCAGCATCAAGGGAAGGAATCGTGGACGACTAATAAAGCAAATGATTTTTTTGCGATTCCCCCAATATTTGGTCAGATTTTTTTCTATAATTTCAGACCTTTTAGCTTTGTTTCAGCGCGGCGGCGTGAGTGAGAGATCGAATGTCAGTGACGTCATGCCGTGCTGGTGCAATTAGATCGTTGAACGCAAACGACCGATGATGACGGTGCTaccgtttttttttctttttttcctttcaccgACTGGCTGTGTCGGCCACCATTTTGGGAGTCAAAACACCCAGCAAATAGTAGCGCACACCTCCACGCTTCTCCGTGGCCTTACTATGGTGCACACATGTGTGGTGGCCGGCTGTAGGAATAGAAGAACGCCCGGCACCACCTTATCGTTTTACCGTTTCCCCCGGGACCCTGAGAGGAAGCAGCGCTGGATAGCTGCTGTGAACCGGGAGGGCTGGGTGCCCAACGACGGCAGTCGCCTGTGTAGTACTCACTTCATCTCAGGTATGAATGCAGTGCAACTCACTACAGCAAAAAGTACCAGTTAGTTTTCTTGCAGTCAGTATTTCTGTCGCTGGAATTATACAGAGAGATAAATCCCTTGAGAGTTGCAGTGCGTTTTCTTTAGTTTCACTTTTTGTCGTTTGATTAAATTTGACGCTAGTGAGTCCAGTGTTATATTTGGCGTCACTTTAATTTTCGTGCTATCACTAGGCCTGTATAGTTAGATCCTTATCaattaatctatttttttgGTTAGACAACAATTATCTCTTTCAATTAGTCTACACATGCTATTATCACATTTCAATAATAATATGTTTATTATGACTATTGTGCCAATTCTGTTTTTCTATAAAATAAGAGGACTTGTGTTATTTCTACATCTATTTCTCTTGTGTCTGCATATTTTCAGTATTGCTTACATTCTATTGCAGATGTAAAGTTATCcttaaaagacaaatatttaaatcattacATGTCCAAGCATCAGCTTTTTTCTCAGATTGGTACATTAAGTGTCACATACTAAGTTAGTGTACTGTAATTCATAATATTAAGAAATTGCCTGTTAGTCAAGAATATACTTTGGCTTAGCAGCAATGTAGTTTTGGGTCAGTTACCCTTTCAGCTCTTATCAAACCGCTCACTTTGCTCTTTTTGGGTGTGACAATGTACCAGCTTAGGTGGGGAGAAACATGGCTGCTTGCCCAGTACAATTTGGTCTCATTAACTCTACTGACCAAGGTAGTGTTTCATTGATGAAAGTGCTGCACACAGAAATATcaatttgtctatttttttcccccattgcCTTTCTTTTTACCACATCTTCTCTTTCCACATGCAGGTAAACAGGTGAAGAACCCCCGTTCCCCAGATTATGTCCCTTCTGTGTTCACGACAGCCCCCTTGTCCCCAGAGATGAAGGAGCCAGGTGCCTTAGAAATCCTGGACAAGCAGGAAGCACGAGTGGAGGCAGCCAATGCCTTGTTGTTCCTGCAGGGTCAGGGCAGG encodes the following:
- the ska3 gene encoding spindle and kinetochore-associated protein 3, translated to MDPTARFFTKLRKLAVTLETETGKLQQSFENRNNDGDSETMAKAMRAYHELNCDVMNVKAQVQDQLAQQKAKENEVSSFIKACRVMEKRVTDDIQRLKEHWEKYGYQAPRETQRPDNQESEAEDEEADENENKSAGEEEESQEESEASHSSAGPPAPADLLRTPQLSDFGLSEMQLKRNLAGGEWCSEVPTMPELIFPKPSLNTLPTPPMPITPKCALRMDEDELQTPQMHDFGISEHTMCLNNDFTMDLFRKNVKKPERPPQDLPVPPVIESLQANGDNLNSPEPPVFCTPGFKIKKPNGHCTPSAQGNAAPESPGCPSNLPTTPEVPAFKTPYVNRLVSSKKSARQLEPIKMQVDDDSHTFELPTHNTAAGSKRKWEYDVPECSILGVEDKQMLEMPNLESVLGNSLQIRSAKKFSEYENVAKDPTVNHLELDRPTQQFILGTPRIRGDYLEPSTPERPDLSSVTQDICKLVSQAHLKKAAMEVVHPPVKPEKAKNSPLPTVVTVSPVSEGEFQSLPSYLRQMTLHNLNQAVHNINKFMVECRGGKTEFQMEELKRITSVGTKTPVYILCLIELNRLDHIGESAYKLNLHN